The window GACGTGTTCGTGGCGTACCACGAGCTCACCCCTCTCCAGACGTATAATCTGAGGAGGAGGCTGGGCGTCGAGGTTATGGATAGAGTGCTCTTGATCCTCAAGATATTCGAGCGGAGGGCCGGCAGCATCGAGTCCAAGTTGCAGATAGAGCTGGCGGCGCTGAGGTATCGGCTTCCTCTAGTTAAGGAGTATCTCAGGAGGGCCAAGATGGGCGAGCAGATAGGCTATATGGGCGCCGGCGAGTATGCTGTTGACGCCTACTATAGGCATATGGTGAGCAGGATCTCCTACATAAAGAGGAGGCTCGACAAGATGAGGGAGGATAGGGCTAGGCTGATGAGGAGGCGTAGGGACTTCGGCGTGCCCGAAGTCGTGTTGACGGGGTACACCAGCGTGGGGAAGACCACGCTCTTCAATCGATTAACCGCGGAGCACAAGTACGTTGACGGCAGGCCCTTCGCCACGCTCGACACGTACTCGCGCCGTATAAGCCTGTGGGGGAAAGAAATCGTGTTGACGGACACCATCGGCTTCATAGAGGATCTGCCGCCCGTCTTGATAGAGTCGTTCTACTCCACTCTCCAGGAGGTCGCCGACGCGGACCTGGTCCTTCTGCTGGCCGATGCGTCGGACGACGAGGAGGAGTTCGCGA of the Thermoproteus uzoniensis 768-20 genome contains:
- the hflX gene encoding GTPase HflX — encoded protein: MRNRALLAYVGPKDRRLGRRLAEFEALAEVAGYEVAGVVTQFGERDSRFYLGRGKLDEVAGMDFDVFVAYHELTPLQTYNLRRRLGVEVMDRVLLILKIFERRAGSIESKLQIELAALRYRLPLVKEYLRRAKMGEQIGYMGAGEYAVDAYYRHMVSRISYIKRRLDKMREDRARLMRRRRDFGVPEVVLTGYTSVGKTTLFNRLTAEHKYVDGRPFATLDTYSRRISLWGKEIVLTDTIGFIEDLPPVLIESFYSTLQEVADADLVLLLADASDDEEEFARELQTSIDVLSTIGVHKERVLPVLSKVDAVGLPELVRKAAILRKHFAFFAPVSALTGFGVDTLKLLLFWKTPGYAIYEARPPVGGLVLDGKSYLPVKISEVKRFESSSLNLYTELRRVL